The following proteins are encoded in a genomic region of Xanthomonas cassavae CFBP 4642:
- a CDS encoding ATP-binding cassette domain-containing protein, translating to MFRHARNRIRAVLHGFVDTLVPADRPAVALYVALSLAAACIGSLVAVCLLPLVQPGHSVQLAGYRLAVPGGLPVQAGVFVVVSALFALLRWHGARLAARLTSRYALGLRRRVHAALMDAPLPALSGASSAEIANVLTYNIEIATQGFSAVLQLLVAGITALVSVCVAVSIVPALLLATPLLALLAWLGLRISSSDVQARISRDYVADMTQLFWLSEDFPRRLRHVRSFEREAVETRQYEHMSTRLGRGYAQQQELVAASRLVLELTAVAAIAGILVLANLWQGADRAALITVGLLLGRLLPYLVTTRQSVQQLRSAWPALQLWRRYVDLGTPGAPASNAAAERLPAVLHLERIDLAPPLPALAIDGLLLVAGEMTLVVGPSGIGKSSLMDVLSGQTPPLLFEAHMSGRRLDFAAYRQLIRHSAYVSQAVRPWQCNVRECLDWALPGTPDDRMWDVLCDVGLGARLQREGQGLDTVINGQEGRLSGGELQRLLLAQVLLRAPTLAVLDEATSALDADAEQQVLVTLRQRLPQTALVVVSHRTSLAAVADRTVALGGAAVAQAQGRVTAMATRRGA from the coding sequence ATGTTTCGGCACGCACGCAATCGGATCCGGGCGGTGCTGCATGGCTTCGTCGACACGCTGGTGCCGGCGGACCGGCCGGCCGTCGCGCTGTACGTGGCATTGTCGCTGGCGGCCGCATGCATCGGCAGCCTCGTGGCGGTGTGTCTGTTGCCGTTGGTGCAACCCGGCCACAGCGTGCAGCTGGCCGGTTATCGGCTGGCCGTGCCCGGGGGACTGCCGGTGCAGGCAGGCGTGTTTGTAGTCGTCAGCGCGCTGTTCGCGCTGTTGCGTTGGCACGGCGCGCGGCTGGCCGCACGCCTGACCAGCCGGTATGCGCTGGGCCTGCGCCGGCGCGTGCATGCGGCGCTGATGGATGCGCCGCTGCCGGCCTTGTCGGGCGCCAGTTCGGCGGAAATCGCCAATGTGCTGACCTACAATATCGAAATCGCAACACAGGGGTTCAGCGCGGTCTTGCAACTGCTGGTGGCCGGCATCACCGCGCTGGTCAGCGTGTGCGTGGCGGTGTCGATCGTGCCTGCGTTGCTGCTTGCGACACCGCTGCTCGCGCTGCTGGCATGGCTGGGGCTGCGCATCTCCAGCAGCGATGTGCAGGCGCGCATCAGCCGCGACTACGTCGCCGACATGACCCAGCTGTTCTGGTTGAGCGAGGACTTCCCGCGCCGCCTGCGCCATGTGCGCTCGTTTGAGCGCGAAGCGGTGGAAACCCGGCAGTACGAGCACATGTCCACCCGCCTGGGACGCGGATACGCGCAGCAGCAGGAACTGGTGGCCGCCAGCCGCCTGGTGCTGGAGCTCACCGCGGTGGCTGCCATTGCCGGCATCCTGGTGCTCGCCAACCTGTGGCAGGGCGCCGACCGCGCGGCGCTGATCACGGTCGGTCTGTTGCTTGGCCGCCTGCTGCCGTATCTGGTCACCACGCGGCAGAGCGTGCAGCAGCTGCGCTCAGCCTGGCCGGCCCTGCAGCTGTGGCGGCGCTACGTGGATCTGGGCACGCCAGGTGCGCCTGCATCGAATGCGGCTGCCGAACGGCTGCCGGCCGTGCTGCATCTGGAGCGCATCGATCTGGCACCGCCGCTGCCCGCGCTTGCGATCGACGGCTTGCTGCTGGTGGCGGGGGAGATGACCTTGGTGGTCGGCCCATCCGGTATCGGCAAGAGCAGTCTGATGGACGTGCTGTCAGGGCAAACGCCGCCGCTGCTGTTCGAGGCGCATATGAGCGGGCGTCGGCTGGATTTTGCCGCCTATCGACAGCTGATCCGCCATAGCGCCTACGTCAGTCAGGCCGTGCGCCCCTGGCAATGCAACGTGCGCGAGTGCCTGGACTGGGCGCTGCCGGGGACGCCCGATGACCGCATGTGGGACGTGCTGTGCGATGTCGGCCTGGGCGCACGGCTGCAACGCGAGGGGCAGGGCCTGGACACCGTCATCAATGGGCAGGAGGGCCGCCTGTCCGGCGGTGAGTTGCAACGCCTGCTGCTGGCGCAGGTGTTGCTGCGCGCCCCGACCCTGGCGGTGCTGGACGAGGCCACCAGCGCCCTCGATGCGGACGCCGAACAGCAGGTACTGGTGACCCTGCGGCAGCGGTTGCCGCAGACCGCCTTGGTGGTGGTGTCGCACCGCACCAGTCTGGCCGCGGTGGCCGATCGCACCGTTGCGCTGGGCGGCGCAGCGGTCGCGCAGGCGCAGGGCAGGGTCACGGCCATGGCGACCCGCCGCGGCGCCTGA
- a CDS encoding MFS transporter, with protein MTSPAASARSADVARIAARIDRLPASATLWRLVALLALGGFFELYDLFQTAYISPGLIADGIFAQGSDGAFGMSDQAAFAAATFLGLFVGAALLSPFADRFGRRLVFTFALVWYTAATVAMGLQSTATGVIVLRFVVGIGLGIELVTIDTYLSELVPRHMRGAAFAFAFFVQFLAVPTVALSAWLLVPHAPLGVSGWRWVVLLSGVFALAIWWLRSRLPESARWLATQGRDTEADAVLAQLEARCERDLGAPLPKPQAPDALPAAQAQVSLLWRAPYRGRIGMLVVFHVFQAIGFFGFGNWLPALIAAQGTGVTKSLAYAFAISLAYPLAPLLLLRFAQRWENKWQITASALGAVLLGVLFSLQHQAAGMVACGAMIAFCNAWMSFAYHGYQAELFPTGLRARAVGFCYSFSRLSTAVSSVLIGWLLTQVGSHGVLSFIVISMSIVASVIAVFGPRTRNLALEEIAG; from the coding sequence ATGACCTCCCCTGCTGCATCCGCGCGCAGTGCCGACGTTGCACGGATTGCCGCGCGTATCGATCGCCTGCCCGCCAGCGCCACCTTGTGGCGGCTGGTCGCCCTGCTGGCGCTGGGCGGCTTCTTCGAGCTGTACGACCTGTTCCAGACCGCCTACATCAGTCCGGGCTTGATCGCCGACGGCATCTTTGCCCAGGGCAGCGATGGCGCATTCGGCATGTCCGATCAGGCCGCATTCGCCGCAGCCACCTTTCTGGGGCTGTTCGTGGGCGCCGCACTCCTGAGCCCGTTCGCCGATCGCTTCGGTCGACGCCTGGTGTTCACCTTCGCCCTGGTCTGGTACACCGCGGCTACCGTGGCGATGGGGCTGCAGAGTACGGCCACCGGCGTGATCGTGCTGCGCTTTGTGGTCGGCATCGGGTTGGGCATCGAGCTGGTGACCATCGACACCTATCTGTCCGAACTGGTACCCCGGCATATGCGCGGTGCGGCGTTCGCGTTTGCGTTCTTCGTGCAGTTCCTGGCGGTGCCGACAGTGGCGCTGAGTGCATGGCTGCTGGTGCCACACGCGCCACTGGGCGTCAGCGGCTGGCGCTGGGTGGTGCTGCTGAGCGGCGTGTTCGCGCTGGCGATCTGGTGGTTGCGCAGCCGCCTGCCGGAATCGGCCCGCTGGCTTGCCACCCAGGGCCGTGACACCGAGGCCGATGCGGTGCTGGCGCAACTGGAGGCACGCTGCGAGCGCGACCTGGGTGCGCCATTGCCGAAGCCGCAGGCGCCCGATGCGCTGCCTGCCGCCCAGGCGCAGGTGTCGCTGCTATGGCGCGCGCCGTATCGCGGGCGTATCGGCATGCTGGTGGTGTTCCATGTCTTTCAGGCGATCGGCTTCTTCGGCTTCGGCAACTGGCTGCCGGCCCTGATCGCCGCGCAGGGCACCGGGGTGACCAAGAGCCTGGCCTATGCGTTTGCGATCTCGCTGGCCTACCCGCTGGCGCCACTGCTGTTACTGCGCTTTGCGCAGCGCTGGGAAAACAAATGGCAGATCACCGCATCGGCGCTGGGCGCGGTGCTGTTGGGCGTGCTGTTTTCGCTGCAGCACCAGGCTGCTGGCATGGTGGCGTGCGGCGCGATGATTGCGTTCTGCAATGCCTGGATGAGCTTTGCCTACCATGGCTACCAGGCCGAGCTGTTTCCCACCGGCCTGCGCGCGCGGGCAGTCGGGTTCTGCTACTCGTTCAGCCGCTTGTCGACGGCGGTGAGCAGTGTGCTGATCGGCTGGCTGCTCACCCAGGTCGGCAGCCACGGCGTGCTGAGCTTCATCGTGATCAGCATGTCGATCGTGGCGAGCGTGATCGCGGTGTTCGGGCCGCGGACACGCAATCTCGCGCTGGAAGAGATCGCCGGCTGA
- a CDS encoding LLM class flavin-dependent oxidoreductase: MTPISVLDLAPVCEGSDTTHAFTNMLDLAQHAERWGYQRYWLAEHHNMPGIASAATAVLIGHVAGGTTTIRVGAGGIMLPNHAPLQVAEQFGTLASLYPQRIDLGLGRAPGTDQPTARALRRYFDSADQFPQDVAELLRYFAPAVPGQLVQAVPGAGLNLPVWLLGSSLFSARLAAAMGLSFAFASHFAPEAMDEAVAIYRRHFRPSAQLAKPHVMLALNVVAAETQAQARRLFTTQQQSFVNLRRGKPGKIPAPIDDIDSFWQPHERAGVERALACTVLGDAEQVAQGVATFIERHAPDELLFTANIYEHSARLRSFEIAAAAVRELSVTTV, translated from the coding sequence ATGACCCCCATTTCCGTACTCGATCTGGCGCCGGTCTGCGAAGGCAGCGACACCACCCACGCCTTTACCAACATGCTGGATCTGGCGCAGCACGCCGAGCGTTGGGGCTACCAGCGCTACTGGCTGGCCGAACACCACAACATGCCGGGTATCGCCAGCGCCGCCACTGCGGTGCTGATCGGCCACGTGGCCGGCGGCACCACGACCATTCGCGTCGGCGCCGGCGGCATCATGCTGCCCAACCACGCACCGCTGCAGGTGGCCGAGCAGTTCGGCACGCTGGCCTCGCTGTATCCGCAGCGCATCGACCTGGGCCTGGGGCGCGCCCCAGGCACCGACCAGCCCACCGCACGCGCGCTGCGTCGTTATTTCGACAGCGCCGACCAGTTCCCGCAGGACGTTGCCGAGCTGCTGCGCTACTTCGCGCCGGCGGTGCCGGGGCAGCTGGTGCAGGCCGTCCCCGGTGCCGGCCTCAACCTCCCGGTGTGGCTGCTGGGGTCGAGCCTGTTCAGTGCGCGGCTGGCGGCGGCCATGGGCTTGTCGTTCGCCTTCGCCTCGCATTTCGCGCCCGAGGCGATGGATGAAGCGGTGGCGATCTATCGCCGCCACTTCCGCCCGTCCGCGCAGTTGGCCAAGCCGCACGTCATGCTGGCCTTGAACGTGGTGGCCGCCGAAACGCAGGCGCAGGCACGCCGGCTGTTCACCACCCAGCAGCAGAGCTTCGTCAATCTGCGGCGCGGCAAGCCGGGCAAGATTCCAGCGCCGATCGACGACATCGACAGTTTCTGGCAGCCGCACGAGCGCGCCGGAGTGGAGCGCGCGCTTGCCTGCACGGTGCTGGGCGACGCCGAGCAGGTGGCGCAGGGCGTGGCGACCTTCATCGAGCGGCATGCGCCCGATGAGTTGCTGTTCACCGCCAACATCTACGAGCACAGCGCGCGTTTGCGCTCGTTCGAAATTGCCGCCGCCGCGGTGCGCGAGCTGAGCGTGACCACGGTGTGA
- a CDS encoding pyridoxamine 5'-phosphate oxidase family protein: protein MQLHERGQSIKQLAELIRGVDIAMFTTVSADGKLVSRPLGTQEVEFDGDLWFATAADSPKVAEIAADPRVNVAYASASKNTYVSVAGTAQVVHDRAKIEKLWSPAMKVFFPGGKDDPSLRLIHVRAESAEYWDGPSGLLGKALYFVMTAVTDDPGSLSDNRVVDLK from the coding sequence ATGCAACTTCACGAACGCGGCCAGAGCATCAAGCAGCTGGCCGAATTGATCCGCGGGGTAGATATCGCCATGTTCACCACCGTCTCGGCCGACGGCAAGCTGGTGAGCCGCCCGTTGGGCACGCAGGAAGTGGAATTCGACGGCGACCTGTGGTTCGCCACCGCCGCCGACAGCCCGAAGGTGGCAGAAATCGCCGCCGATCCGCGCGTCAACGTGGCCTACGCTTCGGCATCGAAGAATACCTATGTGTCGGTGGCCGGCACCGCGCAGGTGGTGCACGACCGCGCCAAGATCGAGAAACTGTGGTCGCCGGCGATGAAGGTGTTTTTCCCCGGTGGCAAGGACGACCCAAGCTTGCGCCTGATCCATGTACGCGCCGAATCGGCCGAATACTGGGACGGCCCGAGCGGCCTGCTCGGCAAGGCGCTGTATTTCGTCATGACCGCCGTCACCGACGACCCCGGCAGCCTGTCCGACAACCGCGTGGTCGATCTGAAGTAA
- a CDS encoding exopolysaccharide biosynthesis protein: protein MTSSAEGGPPPGDADEEQMRYRNEGIRSLLAAFSDGDPEQVLRVREILADLQQSAFGVFLFLAILPSFIPIPGVAGGISGPLTVLIGLQMMCCLRKPWVPGFIGERGPRRRTSQRFVAKLAPTLRRLDRLLKPRLHGLLDRLPAQVFTGLLLVLVGILLTLPIPFTNYLFGLILLLFALALLERDGALLLAGWVAALISVAVFGVTSDQLVDLIRG, encoded by the coding sequence ATGACATCGTCGGCTGAGGGTGGGCCGCCGCCCGGGGATGCGGACGAGGAGCAGATGCGCTATCGCAACGAAGGCATCCGCAGCCTGCTGGCGGCCTTCAGCGATGGCGACCCGGAGCAGGTGCTGCGCGTGCGCGAGATTTTGGCGGACCTGCAGCAGAGCGCGTTCGGCGTGTTCCTGTTCTTGGCGATCCTGCCCTCGTTCATTCCGATTCCCGGCGTGGCCGGCGGCATCAGCGGCCCGCTGACCGTGCTGATCGGGCTGCAGATGATGTGCTGCCTGCGCAAACCGTGGGTGCCGGGCTTCATTGGCGAACGCGGGCCGCGGCGGCGTACCAGCCAGCGCTTCGTGGCCAAACTTGCGCCCACCCTGCGGCGGCTGGACCGCCTGCTCAAGCCACGCCTGCATGGGCTGCTGGATCGCCTGCCGGCACAGGTGTTTACCGGGCTGCTGCTGGTGCTGGTCGGCATCCTGCTGACGCTGCCGATTCCGTTCACCAACTACCTCTTCGGGCTGATCCTGCTGTTGTTCGCGTTGGCCTTGCTGGAACGCGACGGCGCGCTGCTGCTGGCAGGCTGGGTGGCGGCGCTGATCTCGGTGGCCGTGTTCGGCGTGACTTCGGATCAGCTGGTGGACCTGATTCGCGGATAG
- a CDS encoding hemolysin family protein: protein MVEFLIVIALILLNGFFAMSEMSLMTSRKSRLKQMAGSSKRAARALALAESPENFLSTVQIGITLIGILTGVFGGEAIGEAISNWLQGLFPALSATFELVGKPRPYSVVIGSTLAVALITFLTLIFGELVPKRLALRNSEDIAGVVAVPMAWLARIAAPGVWVLARSTRLVLRLLGMGKDESASVTEEEIRMLVAESHEAGVIDAHERDMMNRVMRLGDRTADSLMTPRNRIAWLDANAEPERNLAVMREHEFSRYPVYRGSDQDIAGVLEVKSLVTRLDGHGAHLFQALRDTLFVSESTHAMKLLEIFREEQQSMALVVDEYGEIRGLVTISDLMGAVVGRLQAVENTDEDALVVTRADGSLLIDGSLPVEELREVLGAELPDAEDGDYHTLAGLCIYYFGRIPQAGEFFDWAGWRIEIVDLDGARVDKLLLSRVGDEDSDDIVG, encoded by the coding sequence GTGGTTGAGTTTCTGATCGTCATCGCGCTGATCCTGCTGAACGGCTTCTTCGCGATGTCGGAAATGTCGTTGATGACCTCGCGCAAGAGCCGGCTGAAGCAGATGGCCGGCTCCAGCAAGCGCGCCGCCCGCGCACTGGCACTGGCCGAAAGCCCGGAAAACTTCCTGTCCACTGTCCAGATCGGCATCACCCTGATCGGCATCCTGACCGGCGTGTTCGGTGGCGAGGCGATCGGCGAGGCCATCAGCAACTGGCTGCAGGGGCTGTTCCCCGCCTTGTCGGCCACCTTCGAGCTGGTCGGCAAGCCGCGCCCGTATTCGGTGGTGATCGGCAGCACGCTGGCGGTGGCGCTGATTACCTTCCTGACGCTGATCTTCGGCGAACTGGTCCCCAAGCGACTGGCCCTGCGCAATTCCGAGGACATCGCAGGCGTCGTCGCGGTGCCGATGGCCTGGCTGGCCAGGATCGCCGCGCCCGGCGTGTGGGTGCTGGCGCGCTCCACCCGGCTGGTGCTGCGTCTGCTGGGCATGGGCAAGGACGAATCGGCTTCGGTGACCGAAGAAGAGATCCGCATGCTGGTGGCCGAAAGCCACGAGGCCGGGGTGATCGACGCGCACGAGCGCGACATGATGAACCGCGTGATGCGGCTGGGCGACCGCACCGCCGACAGCCTGATGACGCCGCGCAACCGCATCGCCTGGCTGGACGCCAACGCCGAGCCGGAACGCAACTTGGCGGTCATGCGCGAACACGAATTCTCCCGCTATCCGGTGTATCGCGGCAGCGACCAGGACATCGCCGGCGTGCTGGAAGTCAAATCGCTGGTCACGCGTCTGGATGGGCACGGCGCGCACCTGTTCCAGGCGCTGCGCGACACGTTGTTCGTGTCCGAATCCACGCATGCGATGAAGCTGCTGGAGATCTTCCGCGAAGAACAGCAGTCGATGGCGCTGGTGGTGGACGAATACGGCGAGATCCGCGGGCTGGTGACCATCAGCGACCTGATGGGCGCGGTGGTCGGGCGGCTGCAGGCTGTCGAAAATACCGACGAGGACGCGCTGGTGGTCACGCGCGCCGACGGGTCGCTGCTGATCGACGGCTCGCTGCCGGTGGAAGAACTGCGCGAAGTGCTGGGCGCCGAATTGCCGGACGCCGAGGATGGCGATTACCACACGCTGGCCGGGCTGTGCATCTATTATTTCGGGCGTATTCCGCAGGCCGGCGAGTTCTTCGACTGGGCCGGATGGCGCATCGAGATCGTGGACCTGGACGGCGCGCGCGTGGACAAGCTGTTGCTGAGCCGGGTCGGCGACGAGGACAGCGATGACATCGTCGGCTGA